A portion of the Pseudomonas sp. GR 6-02 genome contains these proteins:
- the arsC gene encoding arsenate reductase (glutaredoxin) (This arsenate reductase requires both glutathione and glutaredoxin to convert arsenate to arsenite, after which the efflux transporter formed by ArsA and ArsB can extrude the arsenite from the cell, providing resistance.), with protein MTDLTLYHNPRCSKSRGALELIEARGLTPTVVRYLETPLDAAQIQSLLSKLGISARQLLRTGEDEYKTLNLADSSLSEAQLIAAIAAHPKLMERPILEVGDKAIIGRPPENVLELLP; from the coding sequence ATGACCGATCTGACGCTTTATCACAACCCGCGCTGCTCGAAATCCCGCGGTGCGCTCGAACTCATCGAAGCCCGTGGCCTGACGCCAACGGTCGTCCGCTACCTGGAAACACCACTGGACGCCGCGCAAATCCAGAGCCTGTTGAGCAAACTCGGCATCAGCGCCCGGCAATTGCTGCGCACCGGCGAGGACGAGTACAAAACCCTCAACCTGGCCGACAGCAGCTTGAGCGAAGCGCAATTGATCGCCGCCATCGCCGCACACCCGAAACTCATGGAGCGGCCGATTCTCGAAGTCGGCGACAAAGCCATCATCGGCCGTCCGCCGGAGAATGTACTGGAGTTGCTGCCGTGA
- a CDS encoding 2-hydroxyacid dehydrogenase, translated as MRTILFSSQTYDRESFLAAGLPAGIELHFQPARLSLDTAALAEHHEVVCAFINDDLSAPVLERLAAGGTRLIALRSAGYNHVDLPAAKHLGLTVVRVPAYSPHAVAEHAVALILALNRRLHRAYNRTREGDFSLHGLTGFDLVNKTVGVVGTGQIGATFAKIMHGFGCQLLAYDPYPNPQVEALGARYLSLPQLLAESQIISLHCPLNEQSKHLINRESLAHMQPGAMLINTGRGGLVDTPALIDALKNGQLGYLGLDVYEEEAQLFFEDRSDLPLQDDVLARLLTFPNVIITAHQAFLTREALGAIAATTLQNIAAWVAGSPHNQVER; from the coding sequence ATGCGCACGATTCTTTTCAGCAGCCAGACCTACGACCGCGAGAGTTTTCTCGCCGCCGGCCTGCCCGCCGGCATCGAACTGCATTTCCAGCCGGCACGACTGAGCCTCGACACGGCGGCGCTGGCCGAGCATCACGAGGTGGTCTGCGCCTTCATCAACGATGACCTCAGCGCCCCGGTGCTTGAACGCCTGGCAGCGGGCGGCACACGCCTGATCGCCCTGCGCTCGGCCGGTTACAACCATGTCGACCTCCCGGCGGCGAAGCACCTGGGGCTGACGGTTGTGCGGGTCCCGGCGTACTCGCCCCACGCCGTGGCCGAACACGCGGTGGCGTTGATCCTGGCGCTCAACCGCCGTCTGCACCGCGCCTACAACCGTACCCGCGAGGGCGATTTCAGCCTGCACGGGTTGACCGGCTTCGACCTGGTGAACAAGACCGTCGGCGTGGTCGGCACCGGGCAGATCGGCGCGACCTTTGCGAAGATCATGCACGGCTTCGGCTGCCAATTGCTGGCCTATGACCCCTATCCGAACCCACAGGTCGAAGCCCTCGGCGCGCGCTACCTGAGCTTGCCGCAACTGCTGGCCGAGTCTCAGATCATCAGCCTGCATTGCCCGCTCAACGAGCAGAGCAAACATTTGATCAACCGCGAGTCACTGGCGCACATGCAGCCCGGCGCGATGTTGATCAACACCGGGCGTGGCGGTCTGGTGGACACGCCGGCGCTGATCGACGCATTGAAAAACGGCCAATTGGGCTATCTGGGACTCGATGTCTATGAAGAGGAGGCGCAGTTGTTCTTCGAGGACCGCTCCGACCTGCCACTGCAAGACGATGTGCTGGCGCGCCTGCTGACCTTTCCGAACGTGATCATCACCGCACACCAGGCCTTCCTCACTCGCGAAGCCCTGGGTGCGATTGCCGCGACCACATTGCAGAACATCGCGGCCTGGGTGGCCGGTTCGCCACACAATCAGGTCGAGCGCTGA
- a CDS encoding Yip1 family protein — protein MIHHVVGLFTHPDQEWKEIRGDEEESISHMYLTHTLILAAIPAISAFIGTTQVGWVIGNRAPVMLTMESALWMTIMSYLAMLGGVAVMGAFIHWMARTYDANPSLARCIAFATYTATPLFVGGLAALYPHLWLGMIVGTAAVCYTVYLLYVGLPTFMNIPSDEGFLFSSSVLAVGLVVLVAIMAFTVIVWGLGVGPVYTN, from the coding sequence ATGATCCATCACGTAGTGGGACTCTTTACCCACCCTGACCAGGAATGGAAAGAAATCCGTGGCGACGAGGAAGAAAGCATCAGCCACATGTACCTGACGCACACCCTGATTCTGGCGGCGATCCCTGCCATATCGGCGTTTATCGGCACTACGCAAGTCGGCTGGGTCATCGGTAACCGAGCGCCGGTCATGCTGACTATGGAAAGCGCGCTATGGATGACCATCATGTCGTACCTGGCAATGCTCGGCGGTGTCGCGGTGATGGGCGCCTTCATTCACTGGATGGCCCGTACCTATGACGCCAACCCGAGCCTGGCGCGCTGTATCGCATTCGCCACGTACACCGCCACCCCACTGTTCGTCGGCGGCCTGGCGGCGCTGTACCCGCACTTGTGGCTGGGGATGATCGTTGGCACCGCGGCTGTCTGCTACACGGTGTACCTGCTGTATGTAGGGCTACCAACGTTCATGAACATTCCATCGGACGAAGGCTTCCTGTTTTCGAGCTCGGTGCTCGCCGTAGGACTGGTGGTGCTGGTAGCCATCATGGCGTTTACCGTGATTGTCTGGGGCCTTGGCGTGGGACCGGTCTATACCAACTGA
- a CDS encoding CaiB/BaiF CoA transferase family protein, with translation MLGPLASLKVLDFSTLLPGPFASLLLADMGAEVLRIESPTRTDLLRVLPPHDQGVSASHAYLNRNKRSLALDLKQPEALEVIKQLLADYDIVLEQFRPGVMERLGLGYEALKAINPRLIYVSITGYGQTGPYKDRAGHDINYLALAGLSSYTGRADSGPLPLGMQVADVAGGSLHGVIGLLAAVIARQQTGQGQHLDVSMTDCAFSLNAMAGAGYLACGVEPGREEQMLNGGSFYDYYRSRDGRWLSVGSLEPGFMQQLCTVLGRPELAAEGLSSDPARQRALKDALNIEFEKHDFAWLCELFAGADACVEPVLSLGEAVGHPQLQARELVAEVPRGDGSTQAQMACPLKFSAGLPEPRHIGARLGQHTDQVLGELGFSVERIEALRRAKVVI, from the coding sequence ATGCTCGGTCCACTGGCATCACTCAAGGTTCTGGATTTCTCGACATTGCTGCCGGGGCCGTTCGCCTCGTTGCTGTTGGCGGACATGGGCGCCGAGGTGCTGCGCATCGAATCGCCGACCCGCACGGATTTGCTGCGGGTGCTGCCGCCCCATGATCAGGGGGTGTCGGCCAGCCACGCCTACCTCAATCGCAACAAGCGCAGCCTGGCGCTGGACCTCAAGCAGCCCGAGGCGCTGGAAGTGATCAAGCAATTGCTTGCGGACTACGACATTGTGCTGGAGCAGTTCCGCCCTGGCGTGATGGAACGGCTGGGCCTGGGGTATGAAGCCTTGAAGGCGATCAATCCACGGTTGATTTATGTGTCGATCACCGGCTATGGCCAGACCGGCCCTTACAAGGACCGCGCCGGACACGACATCAACTACCTGGCGCTGGCGGGGCTTTCGAGCTACACCGGCCGCGCCGACAGCGGCCCGTTGCCGTTGGGTATGCAGGTGGCAGATGTCGCGGGCGGTTCGTTGCATGGGGTGATCGGGCTGCTGGCAGCGGTGATCGCGCGGCAGCAGACCGGGCAGGGACAGCATCTGGATGTGAGCATGACTGACTGCGCCTTCAGCCTGAACGCCATGGCCGGTGCCGGCTACCTGGCCTGCGGCGTTGAGCCGGGCAGGGAAGAGCAGATGCTCAACGGCGGCAGCTTCTACGATTACTACCGGTCGCGCGATGGCCGCTGGTTGTCGGTGGGCAGTCTGGAACCGGGGTTCATGCAGCAATTGTGCACGGTGCTCGGCCGTCCGGAACTGGCGGCCGAGGGACTGTCGTCCGACCCCGCCCGGCAACGGGCGCTCAAGGACGCGCTGAACATTGAATTCGAAAAACACGACTTTGCCTGGCTGTGTGAGCTGTTTGCCGGGGCCGATGCGTGTGTCGAGCCGGTGTTGAGCCTGGGCGAAGCGGTCGGGCATCCGCAGTTGCAGGCGCGGGAACTGGTGGCTGAGGTGCCGCGGGGCGATGGCTCGACCCAGGCGCAGATGGCCTGTCCGTTGAAGTTTTCAGCGGGGTTGCCTGAGCCACGGCACATCGGCGCCCGGCTGGGGCAGCATACGGATCAGGTGTTGGGGGAGTTGGGGTTTAGTGTTGAGCGGATTGAAGCGCTGCGGCGGGCCAAGGTAGTTATCTAG
- a CDS encoding DNA-3-methyladenine glycosylase I gives MRDYKWLHEYCLNRFGSAAELEAHLPVPKTPAQLRKISDDRYLSTMALRVFRAGLKHSLVDAKWPAFEEVFFKFDPEKVVLMSAEHLERLMQDARIIRHLGKLKSVPRNAQFILDVAHEKGSFGALIADWPVTDIVGLWTYLKKHGHQLGGLSAPRFLRMVGKDTFVPSYDVVAALNAQQIIDKVPSSLRDLATVQNAFNQWHEESGGRPMSQISMMLAYTVNH, from the coding sequence ATGCGCGATTACAAGTGGCTGCACGAATACTGTCTGAACCGCTTCGGTTCGGCGGCTGAACTGGAAGCCCATCTGCCGGTTCCCAAGACCCCGGCGCAATTGCGCAAGATCAGCGACGACCGCTACCTCTCGACCATGGCATTGCGGGTATTCCGTGCCGGGCTCAAGCACAGCCTGGTGGATGCCAAGTGGCCGGCGTTCGAAGAAGTGTTCTTCAAGTTCGACCCGGAAAAAGTCGTGCTGATGAGCGCCGAACATCTGGAGCGCTTGATGCAGGACGCGCGAATTATCCGCCACCTGGGCAAGCTCAAGAGTGTGCCGCGCAATGCGCAGTTCATTCTGGACGTGGCCCATGAGAAGGGTAGTTTCGGTGCGTTGATCGCCGACTGGCCGGTAACCGATATCGTCGGCTTGTGGACCTACCTGAAAAAACACGGCCATCAGTTGGGCGGGTTATCGGCGCCGCGATTCTTGCGGATGGTCGGCAAGGACACCTTCGTGCCGAGCTACGACGTGGTGGCAGCGCTGAATGCACAGCAGATCATCGACAAGGTGCCGAGCAGTTTGCGCGACCTGGCCACGGTGCAGAATGCGTTCAACCAATGGCACGAAGAGAGTGGTGGACGGCCGATGAGCCAGATTTCGATGATGCTGGCGTATACCGTTAACCACTGA
- the ttcA gene encoding tRNA 2-thiocytidine(32) synthetase TtcA has product MGTLTVNQNKLQKRLRRQAGEAVADFNMIEDGDKVMVCLSGGKDSYTMLDVLMHLQKVAPIKFEIVAVNMDQKQPGFPEHVLPAYLKELGIEYHIVEKDTYSVVKELIPEGKTTCSLCSRLRRGTLYTFADEIGATKMALGHHRDDIVETFFLNMFFNGSLKAMPPKLRADDGRNVVIRPLAYCNEKDIQAYSDLKQFPIIPCNLCGSQENLQRQVVKEMLQEWERKTPGRTESIFRSLQNVIPSQLADRNLFDFTNLRIDESAASRFVNVVNL; this is encoded by the coding sequence ATGGGCACTCTTACGGTCAACCAGAACAAACTGCAAAAGCGCCTGCGCCGCCAGGCCGGTGAGGCTGTTGCCGATTTCAACATGATTGAAGACGGCGACAAGGTCATGGTCTGCCTGTCCGGTGGCAAGGACAGCTACACCATGCTCGACGTGCTGATGCATTTGCAGAAAGTCGCCCCGATCAAGTTCGAGATCGTCGCCGTGAACATGGACCAGAAGCAGCCAGGCTTCCCCGAGCACGTGCTGCCGGCTTACCTCAAAGAACTGGGCATCGAGTACCACATCGTCGAGAAAGACACCTACTCGGTGGTCAAGGAGCTGATCCCGGAAGGCAAGACCACTTGCTCGCTGTGCTCGCGCCTGCGTCGCGGCACGCTATACACCTTTGCCGACGAAATCGGCGCGACCAAAATGGCCCTCGGTCACCATCGTGACGACATCGTCGAGACGTTCTTCCTGAACATGTTCTTCAACGGTTCGCTCAAGGCCATGCCGCCAAAGCTGCGCGCCGACGACGGGCGCAACGTGGTGATTCGCCCGCTGGCCTACTGCAACGAAAAAGACATCCAGGCCTACTCGGACCTCAAGCAATTCCCGATCATCCCGTGCAATCTCTGCGGCTCCCAGGAAAACCTGCAACGCCAGGTGGTTAAAGAGATGCTGCAGGAGTGGGAACGCAAGACCCCGGGCCGCACCGAGAGCATTTTCCGCAGCCTGCAGAACGTGATCCCGTCGCAACTGGCGGACCGCAACCTGTTCGACTTCACCAACCTGCGTATCGACGAAAGCGCCGCATCGCGGTTCGTCAACGTAGTGAACCTCTGA
- a CDS encoding dicarboxylate/amino acid:cation symporter, which produces MTTRQPLYKSLYFQVIVAIAIGILLGHFYPQTGVALKPLGDGFIKLIKMIIAPIIFCTVVSGIAGMQNMKSVGKTGGYALLYFEIVSTIALLVGLVVVNIVQPGNGMHIDVTTLDASKIATYVAAGADQSVVGFLLNVIPTTIFGAFATGDILQVLMFSVIFGFALHRLGAYGKPILDFIDRFAHVMFNIINMIMKLAPLGALGAMAFTIGAYGVGSLVQLGQLMACFYITCLLFILVVLGGIARAHGFSVLKVIRYIREELLIVLGTSSSESVLPRMLIKMERLGAQKSVVGLVIPTGYSFNLDGTAIYLTMAAVFIAQATDTHMDITHQITLLVVLLLSSKGAAGVTGSGFIVLAATLSAVGHLPVAGLALILGIDRFMSEARALTNLIGNAVATIVVAKWVKELDTDVLQSELASGGRGIADEPKDDVLGHVEGATPTNAK; this is translated from the coding sequence ATGACGACTCGTCAGCCACTGTACAAATCCCTGTATTTCCAGGTGATCGTTGCCATCGCCATCGGCATCCTGCTCGGTCACTTCTACCCGCAGACCGGTGTAGCCCTCAAGCCGTTGGGTGACGGGTTCATCAAACTGATCAAAATGATCATCGCTCCCATCATTTTCTGCACCGTCGTCAGCGGTATCGCGGGCATGCAGAACATGAAGTCGGTCGGCAAGACCGGCGGTTACGCGCTGCTGTATTTCGAAATCGTTTCGACAATTGCACTGCTGGTCGGTCTGGTGGTGGTCAACATCGTGCAGCCGGGTAACGGCATGCACATCGATGTCACCACGCTGGATGCCTCCAAAATCGCAACCTACGTGGCTGCCGGTGCGGATCAAAGCGTCGTTGGCTTCCTGCTGAACGTGATCCCGACCACCATCTTCGGTGCGTTCGCCACGGGCGATATCCTGCAAGTGCTGATGTTCTCGGTGATCTTCGGTTTCGCCCTGCATCGCCTGGGTGCCTACGGCAAGCCGATCCTGGACTTCATCGATCGCTTCGCCCACGTGATGTTCAACATCATCAACATGATCATGAAGCTCGCGCCGCTCGGTGCCTTGGGTGCCATGGCGTTCACCATCGGTGCTTATGGCGTTGGCTCGCTGGTGCAACTCGGTCAATTGATGGCCTGCTTCTACATCACCTGCCTGCTGTTCATTCTGGTGGTGCTGGGTGGTATTGCTCGTGCTCACGGCTTCAGCGTTCTGAAAGTGATCCGCTACATCCGTGAAGAGCTGTTGATCGTGCTGGGTACTTCCTCTTCGGAGTCGGTACTGCCACGCATGCTGATCAAAATGGAGCGTCTGGGGGCGCAGAAATCCGTGGTAGGTCTGGTGATCCCGACCGGCTACTCGTTCAACCTCGACGGTACGGCGATCTACCTGACCATGGCGGCAGTGTTCATTGCTCAGGCCACCGACACCCACATGGACATCACTCACCAGATCACTCTGCTGGTGGTGTTGCTGCTGTCCTCCAAAGGCGCTGCTGGCGTGACCGGTAGTGGCTTCATCGTACTGGCCGCTACCTTGTCCGCTGTTGGCCACCTGCCGGTTGCCGGCCTGGCGCTGATCCTGGGTATCGACCGTTTCATGTCCGAAGCCCGCGCGTTGACCAACCTGATCGGTAACGCGGTTGCCACCATTGTTGTGGCCAAGTGGGTCAAGGAACTCGACACCGACGTGCTGCAATCCGAGCTGGCCTCGGGCGGTCGCGGCATTGCCGACGAGCCTAAAGATGATGTTTTGGGCCACGTCGAAGGGGCAACCCCGACGAACGCCAAGTAA
- a CDS encoding DUF2069 domain-containing protein, with amino-acid sequence MAKKPKVLPAIEWLEPRVRAMRVISLLCFFGLAGLLCAYYLVFADLHGARPWVILLIELVPLLLLAPGMIVGSARGHSWMCFVVNLYFIKGALAAYDPNRQLFGLLEMGASLAVFCSAMLYVRWRYQLNRKLAGEGEISVA; translated from the coding sequence GTGGCTAAGAAGCCTAAGGTGTTGCCCGCCATCGAATGGCTCGAACCGCGTGTACGGGCGATGCGCGTCATCAGCCTGCTGTGCTTTTTCGGCCTGGCGGGGCTGCTTTGCGCCTACTACCTGGTGTTCGCCGACCTGCATGGCGCGCGGCCGTGGGTGATTCTGCTGATCGAACTGGTGCCGCTGCTGTTGCTGGCACCGGGAATGATCGTCGGCAGTGCCCGTGGGCATTCGTGGATGTGTTTTGTGGTGAATCTGTATTTCATCAAGGGCGCATTGGCCGCCTATGACCCGAACCGGCAGCTGTTCGGTTTGCTGGAGATGGGCGCGAGCCTGGCGGTGTTCTGCTCGGCGATGCTGTATGTGCGGTGGCGGTACCAGTTGAACCGCAAGTTGGCGGGGGAAGGCGAGATTTCCGTCGCCTGA
- a CDS encoding TlpA family protein disulfide reductase has translation MTRRLAAALAIMGALLLGGCGNDYGIDQNGHKVAAERLDKQWLVLNYWAEWCSPCRTEIPQLNVLAEQLQGKKIGVFGVNFDNVQGEELKGASEKLGIKFTVLAQDPADLFELPRSEALPVTYIIDNKGKVREQLMGEQTAAGVMAKLEALQATN, from the coding sequence ATGACAAGGCGACTGGCAGCAGCATTGGCGATCATGGGGGCGTTATTGCTGGGGGGCTGTGGCAACGACTATGGCATCGACCAGAATGGTCACAAGGTCGCCGCCGAGCGTCTGGATAAACAATGGCTGGTGCTCAATTACTGGGCCGAGTGGTGCAGCCCGTGCCGGACCGAAATCCCACAGCTGAATGTGTTGGCCGAGCAGCTCCAGGGCAAGAAGATCGGCGTGTTCGGGGTCAACTTCGACAATGTGCAGGGCGAAGAGCTCAAAGGCGCCAGTGAGAAACTGGGGATCAAGTTCACCGTGCTGGCCCAGGATCCGGCCGACCTTTTCGAATTGCCGCGCAGTGAGGCGCTGCCAGTGACTTACATCATTGATAACAAGGGCAAGGTGCGGGAACAGTTGATGGGCGAGCAGACGGCGGCGGGGGTGATGGCGAAGCTTGAGGCGTTGCAGGCGACCAACTGA
- a CDS encoding META domain-containing protein, with protein sequence MKRLALTTMVGASLLGCAAEPVKLQQNRSYILEWIGERPLMDYSHLTITLGDDGRAYGNGGCNHWFAPYSLEGEKLSFGKIGSTRKLCAPALMEQEKRFLQALENIQRWDVSPIDQMRFWPAEGKPLRWWLEEG encoded by the coding sequence ATGAAACGCCTTGCTCTGACCACGATGGTCGGTGCCAGCCTGCTGGGCTGCGCCGCCGAGCCGGTAAAGTTGCAACAGAACCGCAGTTACATTCTGGAGTGGATCGGCGAACGTCCGCTGATGGACTACAGCCACCTGACCATCACGCTCGGTGACGATGGTCGGGCCTACGGTAACGGCGGCTGCAACCACTGGTTCGCGCCGTATTCCCTGGAAGGTGAAAAGCTCAGCTTCGGCAAGATCGGCAGTACCCGCAAACTCTGCGCGCCGGCGTTGATGGAACAGGAAAAACGCTTCCTGCAGGCGCTGGAAAACATCCAGCGCTGGGACGTCTCACCGATTGACCAGATGCGCTTCTGGCCGGCCGAAGGCAAGCCATTGCGTTGGTGGCTTGAAGAGGGGTGA
- a CDS encoding SprT family zinc-dependent metalloprotease produces the protein MPEQLNTRVEDCFLQAESFFKRPFKRPVVSLKLRGQKAGVAHLHENLLRFNPQLYRENTEDFLKQTVAHEVAHLIAHQLFGDRIQPHGEEWQLIMRGVYELPPNRCHTYDVKRRSVTRYIYKCPCADSDFPFSAQRHSLVRQGRRYLCRRCRSTLVFSGEMRVE, from the coding sequence ATGCCCGAGCAACTCAATACCCGCGTCGAAGACTGTTTCCTGCAAGCCGAATCCTTTTTCAAACGACCTTTCAAACGCCCCGTGGTGAGCCTCAAGCTGCGCGGGCAAAAAGCCGGTGTCGCGCATTTGCACGAGAACCTGCTGCGCTTCAACCCGCAGCTGTACCGGGAAAACACCGAAGACTTCCTCAAGCAGACCGTGGCGCATGAAGTGGCGCACCTGATCGCCCATCAACTGTTCGGCGACCGCATCCAGCCCCATGGCGAAGAATGGCAACTGATCATGCGCGGCGTCTACGAACTGCCGCCCAATCGCTGCCACACCTATGACGTCAAACGTCGCAGCGTGACCCGCTACATCTACAAATGCCCCTGCGCCGACAGCGATTTCCCGTTTTCGGCCCAGCGTCATAGCCTGGTACGTCAGGGGCGGCGGTATTTGTGCCGGCGCTGTCGCAGTACGTTGGTGTTCAGCGGGGAAATGCGGGTCGAATAA
- the wrbA gene encoding NAD(P)H:quinone oxidoreductase has translation MSAPYILVLYYSRSGSTNEMARQIARGVEQAGLEARLRTVPAISTECEAVAPDIPDEGALYASLDDLKNCAGLALGSPTRFGNMAAPLKYFLDGTSNLWLTGALVGKPAGVFTSTASLHGGQETTLLSMMLPLLHHGMLITGLPYSESALLETRGGGTPYGASHHAGVDGKSGLNEHEVALCRALGLRLAKTAQKLESHRG, from the coding sequence GTGAGCGCGCCGTACATTCTGGTGCTGTATTACAGCCGCAGCGGCTCGACCAATGAAATGGCCCGGCAGATTGCCCGCGGTGTCGAGCAGGCCGGCCTTGAAGCCAGGTTGCGCACGGTGCCGGCGATCTCCACTGAATGCGAAGCCGTGGCGCCGGACATTCCCGATGAAGGCGCGCTGTACGCCAGCCTCGACGATTTGAAGAACTGCGCCGGCCTGGCCCTGGGCAGCCCGACCCGCTTCGGCAACATGGCCGCACCGCTGAAATACTTCCTCGACGGCACCAGCAACCTGTGGCTGACCGGCGCCCTGGTGGGCAAACCGGCCGGAGTCTTCACCTCGACCGCCAGCCTGCACGGCGGCCAGGAAACCACACTGCTGTCGATGATGCTGCCGTTGCTGCACCACGGCATGTTGATCACCGGCCTGCCTTACAGTGAATCGGCGCTGTTGGAAACCCGTGGCGGCGGCACGCCTTACGGCGCCAGTCATCACGCCGGGGTCGATGGCAAAAGCGGTTTGAACGAACATGAAGTCGCATTGTGCCGTGCCTTGGGCCTGCGCCTGGCGAAGACTGCGCAGAAACTGGAGAGCCATCGTGGCTAA